A genomic region of Papaver somniferum cultivar HN1 chromosome 7, ASM357369v1, whole genome shotgun sequence contains the following coding sequences:
- the LOC113294706 gene encoding uncharacterized protein LOC113294706: MQEGKVIAYASRKLRVHEKNYPTHDLELAVISCVLKLCRYYLYGERFEFFTNHKSLKYLFSQKDLNMRQRRWMELINDYTFGLQYHPSTANVVADALSRKPRGLLSFMMEEEWKMLETVDEFILDVKNPSTSQAFLGNLMVQPALIIRIVQAQSKDDWCSKLLRSGDLSEDFDVGMDGGVRLRGRLCVPWTLGLEVRYFMELIAVATLSIPELQKCIRICVDSFGGKV; this comes from the coding sequence ATGCAAGAAGGTAAGGTTATTGCTTATGCTTCTAGGAAATTGCGTGTCCATGAGAAGAATTATCCAACCCATGACTTGGAGTTGGCAGTGATAAGTTGTGTTCTGAAGTTGTGCCGATATTACTTATATGGCGAGAGATTTGAGTTTTTCACTAATCACAAGAGTCTCAAGTATCTATTTTCCCAGAAGGATTTGAATATGAGACAACGTCGATGGATGGAGCTCATCAATGATTACACCTTCGGCTTACAATATCACCCTAGTACGGCGAATGTTGTAGCTGATGCCTTAAGCAGAAAACCAAGGGGTTTGTTATCTTTCATGATGGAGGAAGAGTGGAAGATGTTAGAGACAGTCGATGAGTTTATCTTAGACGTCAAGAATCCTTCTACTTCTCAagcatttttgggaaatcttaTGGTACAACCTGCACTTATTATTCGTATTGTTCAGGCTCAATCCAAGGATGATTGGTGTTCGAAACTACTTAGATCTGGAGACTTAAGTGAAGATTTTGATGTAGGTATGGATGGTGGTGTTCGGCTTCGAGGTCGGTTATGTGTACCATGGACGCTCGGTTTAGAGGTGAGGTATTTTATGGAGCTCATCGCAGTCGCTACACTATCCATCCCGGAGCTACAAAAATGTATAAGGATTTGCGTAGACAGTTTTGGTGGAAAAGTATGA